The Aspergillus luchuensis IFO 4308 DNA, chromosome 7, nearly complete sequence genome has a segment encoding these proteins:
- a CDS encoding uncharacterized protein (COG:G,M;~EggNog:ENOG410PN77;~InterPro:IPR036291,IPR016040;~PFAM:PF13460,PF01370): MQVLLLGGHGKVALQLTPLLLARSWNVTSVIRNAEHENEILALGKGTKGKLNVLLSSLDDVKSDADAKNILDRVSPDYVVWSAGAGGKGGPARTHAIDEVAAKHFLSASFSHPSVRKFLLVSWIGSRRKQPTWLSDDEWAGLQNVFYNVLPAYAKAKLEADEYMTALAAARKKLVAAGAAQPLQAINLRPGTLTDTPATRKVDLGKTKKGRANVSREDVAIVADALLARDDVEGWLDLLEGGEDVEVAVERVAREGVDAVEGEDVEGMVRRFGL, from the exons atgcaAGTCCTCCTGTTAGGCGGCCACGGCAAAGTAGCCCTGCAACTGACCCCGCTTCTCCTCGCCCGCTCCTGGAACGTCACCAGCGTCATCCGCAACGCCGAGCACGAGAACGAGATCCTCGCTCTAGGCAAAGGCACCAAAGGCAAACTGAACGTCCTGCTCTCCAGTCTCGACGATGTGAAAAGCGACGCCGATGCCAAGAACATCCTCGACCGCGTTTCCCCAGACTATGTCGTCTGGTCTGCAG GAGCCGGCGGCAAAGGCGGACCCGCACGCACGCACGCCATCGACGAAGTAGCAGCGAAGCACTTCCTGAGCGCCTCATTCTCCCACCCGAGCGTACGCAAATTCCTCCTCGTCTCTTGGATCGGCAGCCGACGCAAGCAACCCACCTGGCTATCGGACGACGAATGGGCGGGTCTCCAGAACGTCTTCTATAACGTCCTCCCCGCATACGCCAAGGCCAAGCTCGAAGCGGACGAGTACATGACTGCGCTGGCGGCGGCGCGCAAGAAGCTTGTTGCTGCGGGGGCCGCGCAGCCCCTGCAGGCGATTAATCTGCGACCGGGAACGTTGACGGATACGCCTGCGACGAGGAAGGTGGATCTggggaagacaaagaagggCAGGGCGAATGTGTCGAGGGAGGATGTGGCCATTGTGGCGGATGCGCTGCTGGCGAgggatgatgttgaggggtggttggatttgttggagggaggggaggatgtggaggttGCTGTTGAGAGAGTTGCGAGAGAGGGGGTGGATGCTGTTGAAGgcgaggatgtggaggggatggtgaggaggtttGGGTTGTAA